In a single window of the Leptospira sanjuanensis genome:
- a CDS encoding methyl-accepting chemotaxis protein, translating into MSIRFRISLYLSIVLFIGFSILAGINSYSAYQNLKKEVINSSEVAAERWTFEVKDHLDTTMALIRGFRFPLMFASPDRTEVITSLREILKRNDNLYGASVAYEPNAYDGKDAQFVNAVGHDSTGRFVPYLHRGKTNDDIVLEPCKFYDSAGPEGDWYQIPKKLNAPFVTDPYYYEVEGKISILMISLTVPISVENRYYGMAGIDYQLEELQRLIGNTKPFRDQGYVALISPKGIYAVNGIDPSLVGKTIPDKEDLETYLKSNKEGKNFSASSKGYTHYYFPFHVGKDENYWVMQVSVPDSIYTKEVLSILFKSFLTAILILISVLICLSFIFQKLITSGLLKAIGFSEEIAKGNLVAEKTYQRQDEIGILLDSMNVMRENLLKVVREIGGSANVLKGTSEKMADSSRNFSDVAQTQASAAEESSAAVEELAASAQNVGKSMEKAVSSMKEIDGNVDRLKEQIVNINREMQDLVRLAAESKEQGVTGENAMVASTSAMAAIGDSASRITEILSIITEISEKTNLLALNAAIEAARAGEAGKGFAVVAEEIGKLASQTSTSVQEIGALVNSTNNAVLNGNTKVSEASNVLKKLREQVEEFDRYAKNVLTSVKTQEENTKEISQSANELMTFSLQIEEAVLEQKRATDEITKTIVSISDGTQEIAAGADDLTSFSAEMHGQAEQLGQLIGKFQTTDSE; encoded by the coding sequence ATGAGCATTCGGTTTCGTATTTCTCTCTATCTTTCCATCGTTTTATTTATCGGCTTCAGCATTCTCGCCGGGATCAACTCATACAGCGCTTATCAGAATCTCAAAAAAGAAGTCATCAACAGCTCGGAGGTCGCGGCGGAGCGCTGGACATTCGAAGTAAAAGACCACTTGGATACGACGATGGCTTTGATCCGAGGCTTCCGCTTCCCACTTATGTTTGCCTCGCCCGATAGAACCGAAGTGATCACTTCCCTTCGGGAAATATTAAAGCGAAATGATAATTTATACGGTGCGAGCGTCGCCTACGAACCCAACGCATACGACGGAAAGGACGCTCAGTTCGTCAATGCGGTCGGACACGATTCCACGGGAAGATTCGTCCCGTATCTTCACAGAGGAAAAACGAACGACGACATCGTTCTCGAACCCTGCAAGTTCTACGATAGCGCCGGTCCGGAAGGCGATTGGTATCAGATTCCAAAAAAGCTAAACGCCCCTTTCGTGACCGATCCGTATTATTACGAAGTCGAAGGCAAGATCAGCATTCTCATGATCTCCCTCACGGTTCCGATCAGCGTGGAGAACCGTTATTACGGGATGGCCGGAATCGATTACCAATTGGAGGAATTACAGAGGCTCATCGGAAATACGAAGCCGTTCCGCGATCAAGGATATGTCGCTCTTATTTCGCCTAAGGGGATTTATGCGGTCAACGGAATCGATCCGAGTCTTGTGGGAAAGACGATTCCCGATAAAGAAGACTTGGAAACGTATCTGAAATCAAACAAAGAAGGAAAGAACTTCAGCGCGTCTTCGAAGGGATACACCCATTACTACTTTCCGTTTCACGTCGGTAAGGATGAAAACTATTGGGTGATGCAGGTCAGCGTTCCCGATTCGATCTATACGAAAGAAGTCTTGAGCATTCTATTCAAAAGTTTCTTAACCGCGATTTTGATTTTGATTTCGGTTTTGATTTGCCTCAGTTTCATATTCCAAAAATTGATTACGTCCGGTCTGTTGAAAGCCATCGGCTTTTCGGAAGAAATCGCAAAAGGAAATCTCGTCGCGGAAAAAACCTATCAACGTCAGGACGAAATCGGCATTCTTCTAGATTCCATGAACGTGATGCGGGAAAATCTTCTCAAGGTCGTGCGTGAGATCGGAGGATCGGCTAACGTGCTCAAAGGAACTTCCGAAAAGATGGCGGATTCTTCCAGAAATTTTTCTGATGTCGCACAAACACAAGCCTCCGCAGCGGAAGAATCTTCGGCGGCAGTAGAAGAACTCGCAGCCTCCGCTCAAAACGTAGGTAAGTCCATGGAAAAAGCGGTTTCCAGTATGAAAGAGATCGACGGGAACGTGGATCGTCTCAAAGAACAAATCGTTAACATCAATCGGGAAATGCAGGACTTGGTACGCTTAGCCGCCGAGTCCAAAGAACAAGGAGTCACGGGGGAGAATGCAATGGTCGCCTCTACCAGCGCAATGGCCGCGATCGGTGACAGCGCTTCCCGAATCACAGAAATTCTTTCCATCATCACTGAAATCTCGGAAAAAACAAATCTTCTCGCATTGAACGCCGCCATCGAAGCCGCAAGAGCAGGAGAAGCGGGAAAAGGATTTGCGGTCGTCGCCGAAGAGATCGGAAAACTCGCTTCCCAAACTTCCACAAGTGTTCAAGAAATCGGGGCGCTTGTAAACTCAACGAACAATGCCGTATTAAACGGAAATACGAAAGTTTCCGAAGCTTCCAACGTCTTGAAAAAACTCAGAGAACAGGTAGAAGAATTCGATCGTTACGCGAAGAACGTTCTCACTTCCGTGAAAACCCAGGAAGAGAATACGAAGGAAATCTCGCAGAGTGCGAACGAACTCATGACGTTCAGCTTGCAGATCGAAGAAGCCGTCCTCGAACAAAAACGTGCAACGGACGAAATCACGAAAACGATCGTGAGCATATCCGATGGAACACAGGAAATCGCGGCCGGAGCGGACGATCTTACCTCATTCTCCGCCGAAATGCACGGACAAGCGGAACAATTAGGACAACTCATCGGCAAGTTTCAAACAACGGATTCGGAATAG
- a CDS encoding aspartate kinase: MANIIVQKYGGTSVGTPERIQNVAKRIKSYHDKGQQVAVVVSAMGHTTDELVDLAAKISTNPPKREMDMLLSTGEQISTALLAMALWEIGVPATSFTGSQIKLLTDGNFSNAKIKEIDRSKIDNAFKEGKVVIIAGFQGIDADENITTLGRGGSDTSAVAVAAVLGAKECEIYTDVDGVYTADPRVVPNAKKHTQITYEEMLELASLGAGVLHSRSVELGMNYDVVIHVRSSFNENQGTLVVSEDKIMEKLKVSGVTAKSDQARITIAGVPDKPGLAAGLFGELSSKHILVDMIVQSSPHNGINTISFTIPKKDVLEAKPILQGFSKSHNAKEPEINESIAIVSAVGVGMKSHVGVAAGMFKALADNGINIEMISTSEIKISCVIPEDQAKVAINKIHDVFGLSA, translated from the coding sequence ATGGCAAATATCATCGTTCAAAAATACGGCGGAACTTCCGTGGGAACCCCGGAAAGAATCCAGAACGTTGCAAAAAGAATCAAGTCTTACCACGACAAAGGACAACAGGTCGCAGTCGTGGTTTCCGCGATGGGACATACCACGGACGAACTCGTGGACCTCGCCGCAAAAATTTCAACGAATCCTCCGAAACGGGAAATGGATATGCTCCTCTCAACGGGCGAGCAAATTTCCACGGCGCTTCTCGCCATGGCTCTTTGGGAAATCGGAGTTCCCGCGACTTCGTTTACGGGCTCTCAAATCAAACTTCTTACCGATGGAAATTTCTCGAACGCAAAGATCAAAGAAATCGATCGATCCAAAATCGATAACGCATTCAAAGAAGGCAAGGTCGTCATCATCGCGGGATTTCAAGGAATCGACGCGGACGAAAACATCACCACTCTGGGAAGAGGCGGTTCCGACACTTCCGCGGTTGCGGTCGCAGCGGTTCTCGGCGCGAAAGAATGCGAAATTTATACGGACGTCGACGGAGTTTATACCGCCGATCCGAGAGTCGTACCGAACGCAAAAAAACATACGCAGATCACTTACGAAGAGATGCTCGAACTTGCAAGTTTAGGCGCGGGTGTTCTTCATTCCAGAAGCGTGGAGCTGGGAATGAACTACGACGTGGTAATTCACGTCCGCTCCAGCTTCAACGAAAACCAAGGAACTCTCGTAGTAAGCGAGGATAAGATTATGGAAAAATTAAAAGTCAGCGGAGTCACCGCTAAAAGCGATCAAGCAAGAATCACAATCGCGGGGGTTCCCGACAAACCGGGATTAGCCGCGGGACTTTTCGGGGAACTCAGTTCCAAACACATTCTCGTGGACATGATCGTCCAATCTTCTCCGCATAACGGAATCAATACGATCTCCTTTACGATTCCGAAAAAGGACGTTCTCGAAGCGAAGCCGATCCTTCAGGGGTTTTCAAAGTCGCATAACGCGAAAGAACCGGAAATCAACGAAAGTATTGCGATCGTTTCCGCGGTCGGAGTCGGAATGAAATCCCACGTGGGAGTCGCGGCGGGGATGTTTAAAGCGCTCGCGGACAACGGAATCAACATCGAAATGATTTCCACGTCCGAGATCAAAATTTCCTGTGTGATCCCGGAAGATCAGGCGAAAGTAGCGATCAACAAAATTCACGACGTATTCGGTCTTTCGGCATAA
- a CDS encoding DUF4442 domain-containing protein, whose amino-acid sequence MNHQIKFFRFWKAFLYQLKIFLRWPVYWRCGGRILLMTDDMREMKVKLPLNRKTKGLMGTHFGGSLYAFVDPIPLLMLKENLGDNYLLWDVQGSIQYLKATSNDVFAEFKILPEDLIRIREECDRKKKTFFKVEIPILEQSGELIAKTDKTIYIRRKPGLSLKRNADLSTIET is encoded by the coding sequence ATGAACCACCAAATCAAATTCTTTCGTTTTTGGAAAGCGTTCCTCTACCAACTCAAGATCTTTTTGCGTTGGCCGGTTTATTGGAGATGCGGAGGAAGAATTCTTCTTATGACGGACGACATGAGAGAGATGAAAGTAAAACTGCCGCTCAATCGGAAAACGAAAGGATTGATGGGCACTCACTTCGGGGGTTCTTTGTATGCGTTCGTGGATCCGATTCCTCTTTTGATGCTGAAGGAAAATTTAGGAGACAATTATCTTTTGTGGGACGTTCAAGGTTCGATCCAATATCTCAAAGCGACTTCCAACGACGTCTTCGCTGAATTCAAAATTCTCCCGGAGGATTTAATCCGAATTCGGGAAGAATGCGATCGCAAAAAGAAAACGTTCTTTAAAGTGGAAATCCCGATATTAGAACAATCCGGAGAATTGATCGCCAAAACGGACAAAACGATTTACATCCGAAGAAAGCCCGGCCTTTCCCTAAAAAGAAACGCCGACCTTAGCACCATCGAAACTTAA
- a CDS encoding TonB-dependent receptor plug domain-containing protein, with protein sequence MDETGNNAVSNTPIVFQEIGKYLITNGEGSVKVTFPAPGTYGLRIMTSEKVFKKSVTIEHDGQKKFLFIRKPVAGEINVYGDRDLESLSRYTLQQEEIRRLPGAQNDALKAIQTLPGIAAVPPIGLSSSSFNNLVNSVGNSNPYSNSERGFLVMRGGGTLANGYYLDGFPMSYPYHLGDQSSVLNNNLIKSFNIYSGAFPVQFGFATGGIIDIRTPDAVAKTFSIVNLNTFLSDVYHQNKISENIYAIVSARKSYPNFTLLKLYPDGIPPDAKYADYEDYQAKFNWKSGANHTFNVLLFGAKDKQKYTKAQDDFENSKKEFLGISALQEAASGRPPVGLERLFRTSGFRYTYNNKSWFESSFSISNNYFRENFEVNFNNPLTAELIFGLQNVTTQNINFLENNTRINLIERYLTFRFGGQLREKTIQLQGEDIKSSNSTFLDFFNSLLDSNRQFRALIEGDHIHTREISGFAELEFKLGGFSILPGYRHDYYDKVHEKRDAFRGRAEYEILKTGTKFLAGTGEHFNAPLQIEQFSSRSGNPNLKMEHSIHSSVGIEQRVTGDYIIKVEGFHNQYSNLVTPDTYVQDPYHPNNEKRDIVNHPDDVQKNPFLVRNMNYSNSRDGYSRGVEIFFKANHNSARRFFGWISYTNSVSKRNNHQPQLTDDEEKQRTRDNRNRRLQYQLHEGGNYLNYYDDGKFELLVDNDKLQLYDYDRTHILNIVLAWKFGQSWQVGGKYTYLTNVPITPIVGSSKASAIASTGINLYNPTYSEYYNSGRWPDFHQLDIRIDRFMNYQWGYVNTYIEFINFFGNRNQISQSFNNFGPYSRDAVTNPLTGITTPSNPNPVYNANYIESTVIGGKVKYYPLISIGMQIKF encoded by the coding sequence ATGGACGAAACGGGGAATAACGCGGTCTCAAACACTCCGATCGTATTTCAGGAAATCGGAAAGTATCTCATCACAAACGGAGAAGGTTCGGTCAAGGTTACGTTTCCCGCGCCGGGAACATACGGCCTGAGAATCATGACCTCCGAAAAGGTGTTTAAAAAGTCCGTTACGATCGAACACGACGGTCAAAAGAAATTTCTTTTTATCCGCAAGCCCGTTGCGGGAGAAATCAACGTCTACGGAGACCGCGATCTCGAATCCCTCTCGCGTTATACTCTGCAACAGGAAGAGATCCGAAGATTGCCGGGCGCGCAGAACGACGCGCTCAAGGCGATACAGACGTTACCCGGAATCGCGGCGGTTCCTCCGATCGGACTTTCGTCTTCTTCGTTTAACAATTTGGTGAACAGCGTGGGAAATTCGAATCCGTATTCGAACAGCGAGCGGGGGTTTTTGGTGATGCGCGGGGGAGGAACTCTCGCGAACGGTTATTATCTCGACGGCTTTCCGATGTCGTATCCGTATCACCTCGGAGATCAATCCTCGGTTCTGAACAATAATCTCATCAAGTCGTTTAACATTTATTCGGGCGCGTTTCCGGTTCAATTTGGTTTTGCGACGGGAGGAATCATCGATATTCGAACGCCGGACGCCGTCGCGAAAACGTTTTCGATCGTAAACTTGAACACGTTTCTTTCGGACGTTTATCATCAGAATAAAATTTCCGAAAACATCTACGCGATCGTTTCCGCGAGAAAGTCGTATCCGAACTTCACTTTGCTGAAATTATATCCGGACGGAATTCCTCCCGACGCGAAATACGCGGACTACGAAGACTATCAAGCTAAGTTCAATTGGAAGTCGGGCGCGAATCATACGTTCAACGTGTTGTTGTTCGGCGCAAAGGATAAACAGAAATACACGAAGGCTCAGGACGATTTCGAAAACAGCAAAAAAGAATTCTTAGGAATCTCCGCATTGCAGGAAGCCGCTTCGGGCAGGCCTCCCGTCGGTTTGGAACGATTGTTTCGAACGAGCGGGTTTCGTTATACGTACAACAATAAATCCTGGTTTGAAAGTTCCTTCTCCATTTCGAACAATTATTTCCGCGAGAATTTCGAAGTAAACTTCAACAACCCGTTGACGGCGGAGCTGATCTTCGGTCTTCAAAATGTCACCACTCAGAATATTAACTTTTTGGAAAATAATACGAGAATCAATCTGATCGAAAGGTATCTAACGTTCCGATTCGGCGGTCAACTCCGCGAGAAAACGATTCAACTCCAAGGCGAGGATATTAAGTCTTCCAATTCCACCTTTCTCGATTTCTTCAACAGTCTTTTGGATTCCAATCGTCAGTTCCGCGCTTTGATCGAAGGAGATCACATTCACACGAGAGAAATCTCGGGTTTTGCCGAACTCGAATTCAAACTCGGAGGATTCAGCATTCTTCCCGGTTATCGACACGACTACTACGATAAGGTTCACGAAAAACGGGACGCGTTTCGAGGAAGAGCGGAATACGAAATTCTCAAGACGGGAACGAAATTCTTAGCGGGAACCGGCGAACATTTTAATGCGCCTTTGCAGATCGAACAGTTCTCTTCGAGATCGGGAAATCCGAATCTAAAGATGGAACATTCGATTCATTCTTCCGTTGGAATCGAACAAAGGGTGACCGGCGATTATATCATCAAGGTCGAAGGGTTTCACAACCAGTATTCGAATCTGGTCACGCCCGATACGTATGTTCAAGATCCTTATCATCCGAACAACGAAAAACGGGATATCGTAAATCATCCGGACGACGTTCAAAAAAATCCGTTTCTCGTGCGAAACATGAATTATTCGAATTCAAGAGACGGTTACTCGAGAGGGGTGGAGATTTTTTTCAAAGCGAATCACAATTCCGCGCGTAGATTTTTCGGATGGATTTCTTATACGAATTCCGTATCCAAGCGGAACAATCATCAACCTCAACTTACGGACGACGAGGAAAAGCAAAGAACCCGCGACAACCGAAATCGAAGACTTCAATACCAGCTGCACGAGGGCGGAAATTATCTCAACTACTACGACGACGGAAAGTTCGAACTCCTCGTGGACAACGACAAACTGCAGTTATACGATTATGATCGAACCCACATTCTCAACATCGTATTGGCTTGGAAGTTCGGTCAGAGCTGGCAAGTGGGCGGTAAATACACGTATCTTACGAACGTTCCGATCACTCCGATCGTGGGTTCGTCCAAAGCTTCCGCGATCGCTTCTACGGGAATCAATCTCTACAATCCAACGTATTCCGAATATTATAATTCCGGAAGATGGCCCGACTTTCATCAACTCGATATCCGCATCGATCGTTTTATGAATTATCAATGGGGTTACGTGAACACGTATATCGAGTTTATCAACTTCTTCGGTAATAGAAATCAGATCAGTCAGTCGTTTAATAATTTCGGTCCTTATTCAAGGGATGCGGTGACCAATCCGTTGACGGGAATTACCACGCCGAGTAATCCGAATCCGGTGTATAACGCCAATTACATCGAATCGACAGTGATCGGCGGAAAGGTGAAGTATTATCCTTTGATCAGTATCGGAATGCAGATCAAGTTCTAG
- a CDS encoding methyl-accepting chemotaxis protein, with protein sequence MSIRTRISLYLAIVLFIGFSVLAVINSISSYQNLKEEVEGSSKLTAERWSLEVKDILDSTMFYVRGFRSPLMFTSPPRGAIIDSMKEVLNRNANFYGIWLVYEPNAYEGQDAKFANTPGHDSTGRFVPYVHQTKEKNKLALEAGVGYENTDGTGDFYQIPKKKNAYLVTDPYSYTVVGGEQILMISVVAPISVEGTFRGACGIDLTIADLQKKFGDVKPFRQQGYVTLLSPKGIYAVNGIDPSLVGKTIPDKEDLETYLKSNKEGKNFSASSKGYTHYYFPFHVGKDENYWVMQVSVPDSIYTKEVLSILFKSFLTAILILISVLICLSFIFQKLITSGLLKAIGFSEEIAKGNLVAEKTYQRQDEIGILLDSMNVMRENLLKVVREIGGSANVLKGTSEKMADSSRNFSDVAQTQASAAEESSAAVEELAASAQNVGKSMEKAVSSMKEIDGNVDRLKEQIVNINREMQDLVRLAAESKEQGVTGENAMVASTSAMAAIGDSASRITEILSIITEISEKTNLLALNAAIEAARAGEAGKGFAVVAEEIGKLASQTSTSVQEIGALVNSTNNAVLNGNTKVSEASNVLKKLREQVEEFDRYAKNVLTSVKTQEENTKEISQSANELMTFSLQIEEAVLEQKRATDEITKTIVSISDGTQEIAAGADDLTSFSGNMHGQAENLGQLIGKFKTN encoded by the coding sequence ATGAGCATTCGCACTCGAATTTCTTTATATCTCGCAATCGTTCTGTTTATCGGTTTTTCCGTTCTTGCGGTCATCAACTCGATCAGCTCGTACCAAAATCTGAAAGAAGAAGTAGAAGGAAGCTCCAAGCTGACAGCCGAACGCTGGTCCCTCGAAGTGAAGGACATTCTCGATTCGACGATGTTCTATGTAAGAGGATTTCGTTCTCCTTTGATGTTCACTTCTCCTCCGAGAGGAGCGATCATAGACTCGATGAAGGAAGTATTAAACCGAAATGCGAACTTCTATGGAATTTGGCTCGTGTATGAACCGAACGCATACGAAGGTCAAGACGCCAAGTTCGCGAATACTCCCGGTCACGACTCGACGGGAAGATTTGTTCCTTACGTTCATCAAACGAAAGAAAAGAATAAACTCGCTTTGGAAGCGGGTGTCGGTTACGAAAATACGGACGGCACAGGAGACTTCTATCAAATTCCGAAAAAGAAAAACGCATATCTCGTGACCGATCCGTACTCGTATACGGTCGTAGGCGGAGAACAGATTTTGATGATTTCCGTCGTAGCGCCGATCAGCGTGGAAGGAACATTCCGAGGAGCGTGCGGGATCGATCTTACGATCGCGGATCTCCAAAAGAAATTCGGAGACGTAAAACCCTTTCGCCAACAAGGATACGTAACGTTGCTTTCGCCTAAGGGGATTTATGCGGTCAACGGAATCGATCCGAGTCTTGTGGGAAAGACGATTCCCGATAAAGAAGACTTGGAAACGTATCTGAAATCAAACAAAGAAGGAAAGAACTTCAGCGCGTCTTCGAAGGGATACACCCATTACTACTTTCCGTTTCACGTCGGTAAGGATGAAAACTATTGGGTGATGCAGGTCAGCGTTCCCGATTCGATCTATACGAAAGAAGTCTTGAGCATTCTATTCAAAAGTTTCTTAACCGCGATTTTGATTTTGATTTCGGTTTTGATTTGCCTCAGTTTCATATTCCAAAAATTGATTACGTCCGGTCTGTTGAAAGCCATCGGCTTTTCGGAAGAAATCGCAAAAGGAAATCTCGTCGCGGAAAAAACCTATCAACGTCAGGACGAAATCGGCATTCTTCTAGATTCCATGAACGTGATGCGGGAAAATCTTCTCAAGGTCGTGCGTGAGATCGGAGGATCGGCTAACGTGCTCAAAGGAACTTCCGAAAAGATGGCGGATTCTTCCAGAAATTTTTCTGATGTCGCACAAACACAAGCCTCCGCAGCGGAAGAATCTTCGGCGGCAGTAGAAGAACTCGCAGCCTCCGCTCAAAACGTAGGTAAGTCCATGGAAAAAGCGGTTTCCAGTATGAAAGAGATCGACGGGAACGTGGATCGTCTCAAAGAACAAATCGTTAACATCAATCGGGAAATGCAGGACTTGGTACGCTTAGCCGCCGAGTCCAAAGAACAAGGAGTCACGGGGGAGAATGCAATGGTCGCCTCTACCAGCGCAATGGCCGCGATCGGTGACAGCGCTTCCCGAATCACAGAGATTCTTTCCATCATCACTGAAATCTCGGAAAAAACAAATCTTCTCGCATTGAACGCCGCCATCGAAGCCGCAAGAGCAGGAGAAGCGGGAAAAGGATTTGCGGTCGTCGCCGAAGAGATCGGAAAACTCGCTTCCCAAACTTCCACAAGTGTTCAAGAAATCGGGGCGCTTGTAAACTCAACGAACAATGCCGTATTAAACGGAAATACGAAAGTTTCCGAAGCTTCCAACGTCTTGAAAAAACTCAGAGAACAGGTAGAAGAATTCGATCGTTACGCGAAGAACGTTCTCACTTCCGTAAAAACCCAGGAAGAGAATACGAAGGAAATCTCGCAGAGTGCGAACGAACTCATGACGTTCAGTTTGCAGATCGAAGAAGCCGTCCTCGAACAAAAACGTGCAACGGACGAAATCACGAAAACGATCGTGAGCATATCCGATGGAACACAGGAAATCGCGGCCGGAGCGGACGATCTCACCTCATTCTCCGGAAACATGCACGGACAAGCGGAAAACTTAGGGCAACTCATCGGTAAATTCAAAACGAATTGA
- a CDS encoding sodium:solute symporter family protein, giving the protein MFSILDWSILSIYLIFAFGAGVLLSPKAGKSLVSYFVADRKLPWWWLGTSMVATTFAADTPLVITGFVAADGISANWFWWSWAIGYMAMTVFFAGKWRRMEVLTDVEFVELRYGGKPAMILRMVKAFYLSILVNSIVLGWVFKAMSKITGPFLDWKDLIGADGFALVQSLWPSFLIFDSLNNTITVLILFLVVIVYSSMGGIQGVILTDLVQFALGMGGAILFAVYAVSSQGGISGLLTKMEEVYPDKHKSILSFWPDFQDASLPFTVFLIFVSVQWWAQYYSDGSGYLAQRIHTAKNPKEAEKGSLWFNVANFMVRTWPWVLTALVTLVVFPLHDPTRYFPEGQIVGGDREMGYPVLMKLLLPSGVLGIVFASLMAAFMSTADTHINWGASYLVNDFYMRFVHPTASDKTLVRVSRIAVVLMSIIAILVATQIQSIASAWKFLLAFASGMGLPQILRWVWWRTNAWTELSGMITALVLSMILYPAFPEVRSEYLLFWVATGSVIVSITVTLLTPPVPQATLDAFVQRVNPFGFWKGGESKERLQDFRRRIALWFLGTVALFFGMFSLGYFFLLRFWQGSCCLIGFAVFGAVYWKTEFDRNRTD; this is encoded by the coding sequence ATGTTCAGCATCCTCGATTGGTCCATCCTATCCATCTATCTTATCTTTGCGTTCGGCGCGGGCGTTCTGCTTTCTCCCAAAGCGGGGAAAAGTCTCGTTTCGTATTTCGTAGCCGATCGGAAACTTCCGTGGTGGTGGCTCGGAACGTCGATGGTCGCGACAACGTTTGCGGCGGATACTCCGCTCGTGATCACAGGTTTTGTGGCCGCCGACGGAATATCGGCCAACTGGTTTTGGTGGAGCTGGGCGATCGGTTATATGGCGATGACCGTTTTTTTCGCGGGCAAATGGAGAAGGATGGAAGTTCTCACCGACGTAGAGTTCGTCGAACTCCGTTACGGCGGAAAACCCGCCATGATCCTTCGGATGGTCAAAGCGTTCTACCTGAGTATATTAGTAAATTCGATTGTACTCGGATGGGTGTTTAAGGCGATGTCGAAGATCACCGGTCCCTTTTTGGATTGGAAGGATCTGATCGGCGCGGACGGATTCGCGCTCGTTCAAAGTTTATGGCCTTCTTTTCTAATATTCGATTCTTTGAATAATACGATCACAGTTCTCATTTTATTTTTGGTCGTGATCGTTTACAGCAGTATGGGAGGAATCCAAGGCGTGATCCTGACCGATCTCGTTCAGTTCGCTTTGGGAATGGGCGGCGCGATTTTGTTCGCGGTGTATGCGGTTTCGAGTCAGGGAGGGATTTCCGGTCTTCTTACAAAGATGGAGGAGGTCTATCCCGATAAACACAAATCCATCCTGAGTTTTTGGCCGGACTTTCAGGACGCTTCTCTTCCGTTTACGGTTTTTCTAATCTTCGTTTCGGTTCAGTGGTGGGCGCAGTACTATTCGGACGGCTCCGGTTATTTAGCGCAGAGAATCCACACCGCAAAAAATCCGAAGGAAGCGGAGAAAGGTTCTCTTTGGTTCAATGTCGCCAATTTTATGGTGAGAACCTGGCCCTGGGTTTTGACCGCGCTTGTCACGTTAGTCGTCTTTCCTTTGCACGATCCGACTCGATATTTTCCCGAAGGACAGATCGTGGGCGGGGACCGCGAGATGGGTTATCCTGTTCTGATGAAGCTCCTTTTGCCCAGCGGGGTTTTGGGGATCGTGTTCGCGAGTTTGATGGCTGCATTCATGTCCACGGCGGACACGCATATCAACTGGGGCGCGAGTTATCTGGTAAACGATTTTTATATGAGATTCGTTCACCCGACCGCAAGCGATAAGACTTTGGTGAGAGTCAGTCGAATCGCGGTCGTGTTGATGTCGATCATCGCGATTTTGGTCGCGACTCAAATCCAATCGATCGCGAGCGCGTGGAAGTTTTTGCTGGCGTTCGCATCGGGTATGGGTTTGCCCCAGATTTTAAGATGGGTTTGGTGGAGAACGAACGCTTGGACGGAACTTTCCGGAATGATCACCGCTCTTGTTTTGTCCATGATTTTGTATCCTGCGTTTCCCGAGGTTCGATCGGAATATCTTCTGTTCTGGGTTGCGACCGGTTCGGTGATCGTTTCCATTACGGTGACTCTTTTGACTCCGCCGGTTCCGCAGGCAACGTTAGACGCGTTTGTACAAAGGGTCAACCCGTTCGGATTTTGGAAAGGCGGCGAAAGCAAAGAAAGACTCCAGGATTTTCGAAGAAGAATCGCGCTTTGGTTTTTGGGAACCGTCGCCTTGTTTTTCGGAATGTTTTCCTTGGGATATTTCTTTCTATTGCGGTTTTGGCAGGGCTCTTGTTGTCTGATCGGTTTTGCGGTTTTCGGCGCGGTCTATTGGAAAACGGAATTCGATAGGAATCGGACGGATTGA